A window of the Pogona vitticeps strain Pit_001003342236 chromosome 4, PviZW2.1, whole genome shotgun sequence genome harbors these coding sequences:
- the TAF11 gene encoding transcription initiation factor TFIID subunit 11: MMSPGRDRRLSFLSTMAEVGESSREDAVLPPVVSSPSSTEESSVVAPVVVEEQEKEPELKEEVQAIEIKNNEPSELILGEMEESTSQSCAAKKIKIEIKEKKEKKHKVDEDEIQKMQILVSSFSEEQLNRYEMYRRSAFPKAAIKRLIQSITGTSVSQNVVIAMSGIAKVFVGEVVEEALDVCEKWGELPPLQPKHMREAVRRLKSRGQIPNSKYKKILFH, translated from the exons ATGATGTCACCAGGACGCGACAGACGCCTTTCCTTTTTATCAACTATGGCTGAAGTGGGGGAGTCTTCCCGGGAAGATGCAGTTCTTCCTCCCGTTGTATCTTCCCCGTCGTCTACCGAGGAGTCCTCTGTCGTTGCTCCAGTAGTAGTCgaagagcaggaaaaagagccAGAACTGAAGGAGGAGGTACAGGCTATCGAG ATAAAAAACAATGAACCTTCTGAGCTCATCCTTGGTGAAATGGAAGAGTCTACATCACAGTCTTGtgcagccaaaaaaataaaaatagagataaaggagaaaaaagaaaaaaagcataaaGTAGATGAAGATGAAATACAAAAAATGCA AATAttagtttcctctttttctgaagAACAACTAAATCGTTATGAGATGTATCGCCGGTCAGCATTTCCTAAGGCTGCTATTAAAAGG tTGATCCAGTCAATTACTGGCACATCTGTCTCTCAGAATGTGGTTATTGCCATGTCAGGAATCGCCAAAGTCTTTGTTGGAGAGGTAGTAGAAGAAG CACTAGATGTATGTGAGAAGTGGGGAGAATTACCACCTCTGCAGCCCAAACACATGCGTGAAGCAGTCCGACGCCTGAAATCGCGAGGACAAATCCCTAACTCAAAATATAAGAAAATTCTCTTTCATTAG